From the Sinorhizobium garamanticum genome, one window contains:
- the groL gene encoding chaperonin GroEL (60 kDa chaperone family; promotes refolding of misfolded polypeptides especially under stressful conditions; forms two stacked rings of heptamers to form a barrel-shaped 14mer; ends can be capped by GroES; misfolded proteins enter the barrel where they are refolded when GroES binds): MAAKEVRFHSDAREKMLRGVDVLANAVKVTLGPKGRNVVLDKSFGAPRITKDGVTVAKEIELEDKFENMGAQMVREVASKTSDVAGDGTTTATVLAQAIVKEGAKAVASGMNPMDLKRGIDKAVDAIVEELKTNARKVTKNDEIAQVGTISANGDTEIGRFLAEAVEKVGNEGVITVEEAKTAVTELEVVEGMQFDRGYLSPYFITNQDKMRVELEEPYILIHDKKLSNLQALLPVLEAVVQSGKPLLIIAEDVEGEALATLVVNKLRGGLKVAAVKAPGFGDRRKAMLEDIAILTGGTAISEDLGIKLENVTLNMLGRAKNVVIEKENTTIVDGAGSKSEIQGRVAQIKAQIAETTSDYDREKLQERLAKLAGGVAVIRVGGSTEVEVKERKDRVDDAMHATRAAVEEGVLPGGGVALLRAVKALDSIQTENADQKHGIEIVRRAIEAPVRQIAENAGAEGSIIVGKLREKTEFGYGWNAQTNEFGDLYDQGVIDPVKVVRTALQDAASVAGLLITTEAMVAEKPKKEAPVPPMPGGGMDF, encoded by the coding sequence ATGGCTGCCAAGGAAGTGAGGTTCCATTCCGACGCCCGCGAGAAGATGCTGCGCGGCGTCGACGTCCTCGCCAATGCCGTCAAGGTGACGCTTGGCCCGAAGGGACGCAACGTGGTGCTCGACAAATCGTTCGGCGCTCCCCGGATCACCAAGGACGGCGTCACGGTCGCCAAGGAGATCGAACTCGAGGACAAGTTCGAAAACATGGGCGCCCAGATGGTGCGCGAAGTGGCGTCGAAAACCAGTGACGTCGCCGGCGATGGCACCACGACGGCAACGGTTCTCGCCCAGGCGATCGTCAAGGAAGGTGCGAAGGCCGTGGCATCGGGCATGAACCCGATGGACCTGAAACGCGGCATCGACAAGGCTGTAGATGCCATCGTTGAGGAATTGAAGACAAACGCGCGTAAAGTCACCAAAAACGACGAGATTGCTCAGGTCGGGACGATCTCGGCCAATGGCGACACCGAGATTGGTCGCTTCCTCGCCGAGGCGGTCGAGAAGGTCGGTAATGAAGGCGTCATCACCGTTGAGGAAGCCAAGACGGCGGTGACAGAGTTGGAAGTCGTCGAGGGCATGCAGTTCGACCGCGGTTATCTCTCGCCGTATTTCATCACCAACCAGGACAAGATGCGGGTTGAGCTCGAGGAACCCTACATCCTGATCCACGACAAGAAGCTCTCGAACCTGCAGGCACTGCTTCCGGTCCTTGAAGCCGTGGTCCAATCGGGCAAGCCGCTTCTGATCATCGCGGAGGATGTCGAAGGCGAAGCGCTGGCGACGCTCGTCGTCAACAAGCTGCGCGGCGGTCTGAAGGTTGCGGCTGTCAAGGCCCCAGGCTTCGGCGATCGCCGCAAGGCGATGCTGGAGGATATAGCGATCCTCACGGGCGGAACCGCAATCTCTGAAGATCTCGGCATCAAGCTCGAGAATGTGACGCTCAATATGCTTGGCCGCGCCAAGAACGTCGTCATCGAGAAGGAAAACACAACCATCGTCGACGGCGCGGGCTCGAAGAGCGAGATTCAGGGCCGCGTCGCCCAGATCAAGGCGCAGATCGCGGAAACCACGTCGGACTACGATCGCGAGAAGCTGCAGGAGCGGCTGGCCAAGCTTGCCGGCGGCGTTGCCGTCATCCGCGTCGGCGGCTCGACCGAGGTCGAGGTGAAGGAACGCAAGGACCGCGTCGACGACGCCATGCATGCCACGCGGGCGGCGGTCGAAGAAGGCGTGCTGCCCGGCGGCGGTGTCGCCTTGCTGAGAGCCGTCAAGGCACTTGACAGCATCCAGACCGAGAATGCCGACCAGAAACACGGCATTGAGATCGTCCGCCGTGCAATCGAGGCGCCGGTGCGCCAGATCGCCGAGAACGCGGGTGCTGAGGGCTCGATCATCGTCGGCAAGCTGCGCGAGAAGACCGAATTTGGCTATGGCTGGAACGCCCAGACCAACGAGTTCGGTGATCTTTACGATCAGGGCGTAATTGACCCGGTGAAGGTCGTTCGCACTGCGTTGCAGGACGCTGCCTCGGTCGCCGGCCTGCTGATTACCACCGAGGCAATGGTTGCCGAGAAGCCGAAGAAGGAGGCGCCCGTGCCGCCGATGCCGGGAGGCGGCATGGACTTCTGA